Proteins encoded by one window of Arachis ipaensis cultivar K30076 chromosome B04, Araip1.1, whole genome shotgun sequence:
- the LOC107638671 gene encoding tropinone reductase-like 3, with the protein MDVTKFGMKFQGKVAIVTASTQGIGFSIAERLGLEGASVVISSRKQQNVDAAAEKLRAKGIEVSAMVCHVSDAQQRKTMISKTIQKYGKIDVVVSNAAVNPSVEPILQTQDSVLDKLWEINVKSTILLLKDAAPYLKKGSCVVLIASVVAYNPPPTMALYGVSKTAVLGLTKALASEMAPNTRVNCVVPGFVPTHFTALFTTNDATREDLEGKTLLGKLGRTQDMAAAVAFLASDDASYITGENLVVAGGVPSRL; encoded by the exons ATGGATGTTACAAAATTTGGCATGAAGTTTCAAGGTAAGGTAGCCATTGTTACAGCTTCCACTCAGGGAATTGGGTTTAGCATAGCTGAGAGGCTTGGCTTGGAAGGTGCATCTGTTGTCATCTCTTCTCGAAAACAG CAAAATGTTGATGCGGCTGCGGAAAAGCTAAGGGCTAAAGGAATTGAAGTGTCGGCTATGGTTTGCCATGTTTCAGATGCACAACAGAGGAAGACCATGATAAGCAAAACCATACAG AAGTATGGAAAGATAGATGTTGTTGTATCCAATGCTGCTGTGAATCCTTCTGTGGAACCCATCTTACAAACACAAGACTCAGTCCTTGACAAGCTCTGGGAGATAAATGTCAAATCCACTATACTTCTCCTTAAG GATGCAGCTCCTTACTTGAAGAAGGGTTCTTGTGTTGTGCTAATTGCTTCTGTTGTTGCTTATAATCCACCTCCTACTATGGCTCTGTACGGAGTCTCCAAAACAGCAGTTCTTGGACTTACCAAG GCCTTGGCTAGTGAAATGGCTCCCAACACTCGTGTAAACTGTGTTGTTCCTGGTTTTGTGCCAACTCATTTTACTGCACTCTTTACCACAAATGATGCTACT AGGGAAGATCTTGAAGGGAAGACATTacttggaaagcttggaagaacACAAGACATGGCTGCTGCAGTAGCTTTTTTGGCATCAGATGATGCTTCATACATAACAGGAGAGAATCTAGTGGTTGCTGGTGGAGTCCCTTCCAGGTTGTAG
- the LOC107638670 gene encoding uncharacterized membrane protein At1g16860 (The sequence of the model RefSeq protein was modified relative to this genomic sequence to represent the inferred CDS: added 75 bases not found in genome assembly), protein MGTRIPSHQLSSGLYVSGRPEQHKPERQPTMSSRSVPYTGGDPKKSGELGKMLEVPGVDAKPSRSSSQHNSGSVRSGPNSGTVGRNSGSGPMTRKSSGSGPMALPTGLITSGPVGSGPIGKRSGQLDQTGAPAAAPSAGGKTVYGSAVTSLAEEVKVGYRVSRAVVWVFLVVVAMGLLVGVFLMVAVKKFVILVALAAVIVPVVALTVWNCVWGRRGLLGFVKRYPDAELRGAIDGQYVKVTGVVTCGSIPLESSYQRIPRCVYVSTELYEYKGLGGKSANPKHRCFTWGSRYSEVRCFLLTIIISGVQKYVADFYISDFQSGLRALVKAGYGAKVAPFVEPTTVVDVTKDNRELSPNFLGWLGDRKLSSDDRIMRLKEGYIKEGSTVSVMGVVRRHDNVLMIVPSTEPVSTGCQWIRCLLPTYVEGLILTCEDNQNSDVIPV, encoded by the exons ATGGGGACTCGAATCCCTTCCCATCAGCTCAGTAGCGGCTTGTATGTTTCGGGTCGACCCGAACAACACAAGCCCGAGCGACA CGAGGTTCCCGGCGTCGACGCCAAGCCCTCTCGGTCATCGTCGCAGCACAACAGTGGGTCGGTTAGATCCGGGCCGAACTCGGGCACTGTTGGCAGGAACAGTGGTTCGGGCCCAATGACCCGGAAATCGTCTGGTTCGGGCCCGATGGCGCTTCCAACGGGGCTCATCACATCGGGCCCGGTAGGATCCGGCCCGATTGGAAAGCGTTCGGGTCAGCTGGACCAGACGGGTGCTCCGGCAGCGGCGCCTTCGGCGGGAGGGAAGACGGTTTATGGTTCGGCCGTGACGAGCTTGGCGGAGGAGGTGAAGGTTGGGTATAGGGTTTCTCGGGCGGTGGTGTGGGTTTTCCTGGTGGTGGTGGCAATGGGGTTGCTGGTTGGGGTGTTCTTGATGGTGGCGGTGAAGAAATTTGTGATCTTGGTGGCACTTGCGGCGGTTATTGTTCCGGTGGTGGCTTTGACTGTTTGGAACTGTGTTTGGGGAAGAAGAGGGTTGTTAGGGTTTGTGAAGAGGTACCCTGATGCTGAGCTTAGAGGCGCCATTGATGGACAATACGTCAAGGTTACCGGG GTTGTAACCTGTGGCAGTATTCCTTTGGAGTCATCCTACCAAAGGATACCTAGATGTGTATATGTCTCTACTGAATTATATGAATATAAAGGTCTTGGTGGAAAATCAGCAAATCCTAAACACCGCTGCTTCACTTGGGGTTCTAGATACTCTGAG GTAAGGTGTTTCCTTCTTACAATTATTATATCTGGTGTGCAGAAATATGTAGCAGACTTTTACATATCAGACTTCCAGTCTGGGTTAAGAGCACTAGTGAAAGCAGGCTATGGTGCCAAGGTTGCTCCCTTTGTGGAACCAACTACTGTAGTTGATGTAACAAAGGACAACAGAGAGTTATCGCCGAACTTCTTAGGCTGGCTTGGGGACCGCAAACTCTCTAGCGATGACCGTATAATGCGCCTCAAGGAAGG GTACATCAAAGAAGGTAGCACCGTAAGTGTGATGGGAGTTGTGCGTCGACATGATAATGTGCTCATGATTGTTCCTTCCACAGAACCTGTCTCAACAGGTTGTCAATGGATCCGCTGCCTCTTGCCAACCTACGTTGAGGGTCTTATCCTGACATGTGAGGATAATCAAAATTCCGATGTTATTCCCGTTTAG